A section of the Carya illinoinensis cultivar Pawnee chromosome 12, C.illinoinensisPawnee_v1, whole genome shotgun sequence genome encodes:
- the LOC122289040 gene encoding zinc finger BED domain-containing protein RICESLEEPER 1-like isoform X2 — protein sequence MELSNDLAGKKPKRLTSVVWNHFERVRKADSCYAVCIHCNKKLSGSSNSGTTHLRNHLMRCLKRSSTIDVSQLLAAKRRKKDAPLALANISFDDGQRKDDYIKPTILKFDQDQKKDEIINLGSSKFDQERSRLDLARMIILHGYPLAMVDHVGFKVFVKNLQPTFDVVPNNAVEQACMEIYEKEKLKMYEAINQLHGRINLCVEMWSSLENVEYLCLTAHYIDEDWKLQKKILNFVTLDSSHTEDMLSEVINKCLMDWDVDHKLFALTFDDCSTDDDIVLRIKEQMSHKRPLLSNGQLFDVRSAAHVLNLIVQDALEALREVTQKIRGSVKYVRSSQVTQGKFNEFAQQVGISSKKNLLLDCPVRWNSTYIMLETALEYRGVFSLLQEHDPAYTVALTDAEWEWTSSVTGYLKLFVEIINVFSSNKFPTANMYFPEICDVHIQLIEWCKSPDNFLSSMALKMKAKFDKYWSKCSLALAVAAILDPRFKMKLVEYYYSQIYGSTALDRIKEVSDGIKELFNAYSICSTMVDQGSALPGSSLPSTGNDTRDRLRGFDKFLHETSQSQNATSDLDKYLEEPVFPRNCDFNILNWWKVHMPRYPILSMMARDVLGTPMSTIAPGSAFNTGGRVLDHCRSSLNADTLQALICTQDWLRIESRDFSPSSSYILPLAIESN from the exons ATGGAATTATCAAATGACTTGGCTGGTAAGAAACCAAAGCGGTTGACATCTGTGGTTTGGAATCATTTTGAGAGGGTCAGAAAGGCTGACAGTTGTTATGCTGTTTGTATACATTGTAACAAGAAACTCAGTGGATCAAGCAATAGCGGAACAACACATCTGAGAAACCACCTAATGCGATGTCTGAAAAGATCATCCACTATTGATGTGTCTCAACTACTTGCAGCAAAGAGGAGGAAAAAAGATGCTCCCCTGGCCCTTGCAAATATCAGTTTTGATGACGGACAGAGAAAAGATGATTATATTAAGCCAACAATTTTGAAGTTTGATCAGGATCAGAAAAAGGATGAAATCATTAACCTTGGAAGTAGTAAGTTCGATCAGGAGAGAAGTCGGCTTGATCTTGCTCGCATGATTATATTACATGGTTATCCATTGGCCATGGTTGACCACGTTGGATTCAAAGTATTTGTCAAGAATCTTCAGCCGACATTTGATGTTGTGCCGAACAATGCTGTTGAACAAGCTTGTATGGAAATTTATGAGAAAGAGAAACTAAAAATGTATGAGGCAATAAATCAATTGCATGGCAGAATTAACctttgtgttgaaatgtggtctTCACTCGAAAATGTTGAGTATTTGTGTTTGACAGCACATTATATTGATGAGGATTGGAAATTACAGAAGAAGATTCTGAATTTTGTCACACTTGATTCTTCGCATACTGAAGACATGCTTTCTGAAGTGATTAATAAGTGTCTAATGGATTGGGATGTTGACCATAAGTTGTTTGCCTTGACATTTGATGATTGCTCCACGGATGATGACATTGTCCtgagaattaaagaacagatgtCTCATAAAAGGCCTCTTTTGAGTAATGGTCAGTTATTTGATGTGCGATCTGCTGCACACGTTTTAAATTTGATTGTTCAAGATGCTCTGGAAGCATTGCGAGAGGTGACCCAAAAGATTCGAGGAAGTGTCAAATATGTTAGAAGTTCACAAGTAACACAAGGAAAGTTTAATGAGTTTGCCCAACAAGTGGGAATCAGCAGTAAGAAGAACTTGCTTCTTGATTGTCCAGTTCGATGGAACTCAACGTATATCATGCTTGAAACGGCCTTAGAATACAGGGGTGTGTTTTCTCTTCTGCAAGAGCATGATCCTGCCTACACAGTAGCTCTAACAGATGCAGAGTGGGAATGGACCAGTTCTGTAACTggttatttaaaactttttgttGAAATCATAAATGTCTTTTCTAGCAACAAATTCCCAACTGCGAATATGTATTTTCCTGAGATTTGTGATGTTCACATCCAATTAATAGAATGGTGCAAGAGTCCAGATAATTTTCTCAGTTCCATGGCATTGAAGATGAAAGCTAAGTTCGATAAATATTGGAGCAAGTGCAGTTTAGCTTTGGCAGTAGCAGCCATCTTAGATCCTCGATTCAAAATGAAGTTAGTGGAGTATTATTATTCTCAGATTTATGGTAGCACTGCTTTGGATCGCATCAAGGAGGTTTCTGATGGTATAAAAGAACTTTTCAATGCGTATTCTATCTGCTCAACCATGGTTGATCAAGGTTCTGCTTTGCCCGGTAGCAGCTTACCCAGTACAGGTAATGACACCAGGGATAGACTAAGGGGCTTTGACAAATTTCTTCACGAGACTTCTCAAAGTCAAAATGCAACATCAGACTTAGACAAATATTTAGAGGAACCAGTATTTCCTCGTAATTGTGATTTCAACATCTTGAATTGGTGGAAAGTTCATATGCCAAGGTACCCTATCTTGTCCATGATGGCTCGTGATGTTCTTGGGACTCCCATGTCAACTATTGCACCGGGGTCTGCATTTAACACTGGAGGCAGAGTGCTTGATCATTGTAGAAGCTCACTGAATGCAGATACTCTACAGGCTTTGATATGCACACAAGATTGGTTGCGGATTGAATCAAGAG ATTTCAGTCCATCCTCGAGTTATATCCTACCACTTGCCATTGAATCAAATTAA
- the LOC122289044 gene encoding bifunctional dTDP-4-dehydrorhamnose 3,5-epimerase/dTDP-4-dehydrorhamnose reductase-like, protein MANYTPKDILVTGADGFAASHVVNRSGFPKKHSLKFLIYGRTGWVGGLLGKLCEIQGIPYEYGRGRLEDRSSLLADIRDVKPSHVFNAAGLTGKPNADWCEFHKVETIRTNVVGALTLAEVCREHGLLMMHFSSGCIYQYDAAHPEGSGIGFTENDKSNYADSFFSKTRAMVQELLEEYDNVCVLRGRMPILSDLNNPGNFIYKITHYSKVVNIPNSMTLLDELLPISIEMAKRNLKGIWNFTNPGVVSHNEVLELYKQCIDPDFKWENFTLEEQAKVLAAPRCNNELDVTKLKTEFPELLSIKESLIKYVFGPNMKNFTE, encoded by the exons ATGGCTAATTATACCCCAAAGGACATTCTCGTTACTGGGGCTGATGGTTTCGCTGCATCCCATGTTGTCAACCGAAGTGGCTTTCCTAAAAAACATTCCTTGAAGTTCTTGATCTATGGTAGAACTGGTTGGGTTGGGGGCCTGCTTGGAAAGCTATGTGAGATACAAGGAATTCCTTACGAATACGGAAGAGGGCGTCTAGAGGATCGGTCATCACTTTTGGCAGATATTCGTGACGTTAAGCCATCCCATGTTTTTAATGCTGCTGGTCTGACTGGTAAACCTAATGCAGATTGGTGCGAGTTTCACAAAGTAGAAACAATTCGCACGAATGTTGTTGGAGCCTTAACCTTAGCAGAAGTTTGCAGAGAGCATGGACTCTTGATGATGCATTTTTCTTCAGGGTGTATATACCAGTATGATGCTGCACATCCTGAAGGCTCTGGCATTGGATTTACAGAGAATGACAAATCCAATTACGCCGATTCTTTCTTTTCCAAAACTAGGGCTATG gTTCAAGAGCTGCTGGAAGAATATGACAATGTCTGCGTTTTAAGAGGTCGGATGCCAATATTATCTGACCTAAACAATCCAGGCAACTTCATATATAAGATTACTCATTATAGCAAAGTGGTTAACATCCCAAATAGCATGACTCTCTTGGATGAGCTTCTACCCATTTCAATTGAGATGGCAAAGCGAAATTTGAAGGGTATATGGAACTTCACAAACCCTGGGGTTGTGAGCCACAATGAGGTTCTTGAGCTGTACAAGCAATGCATTGACCCTGACTTCAAGTGGGAAAACTTCACACTTGAAGAACAGGCCAAGGTCCTTGCGGCCCCTCGATGCAACAACGAGTTGGATGTAACGAAGTTGAAAACAGAGTTCCCCGAGTTGCTATCTATCAAGGAGTCGCTAATTAAATATGTCTTTGGACCCAACATGAAAAACTTCACAGAATAA
- the LOC122289040 gene encoding zinc finger BED domain-containing protein RICESLEEPER 1-like isoform X1 has translation MQSANPLHVANIIRVSADLCKFQAYEMELSNDLAGKKPKRLTSVVWNHFERVRKADSCYAVCIHCNKKLSGSSNSGTTHLRNHLMRCLKRSSTIDVSQLLAAKRRKKDAPLALANISFDDGQRKDDYIKPTILKFDQDQKKDEIINLGSSKFDQERSRLDLARMIILHGYPLAMVDHVGFKVFVKNLQPTFDVVPNNAVEQACMEIYEKEKLKMYEAINQLHGRINLCVEMWSSLENVEYLCLTAHYIDEDWKLQKKILNFVTLDSSHTEDMLSEVINKCLMDWDVDHKLFALTFDDCSTDDDIVLRIKEQMSHKRPLLSNGQLFDVRSAAHVLNLIVQDALEALREVTQKIRGSVKYVRSSQVTQGKFNEFAQQVGISSKKNLLLDCPVRWNSTYIMLETALEYRGVFSLLQEHDPAYTVALTDAEWEWTSSVTGYLKLFVEIINVFSSNKFPTANMYFPEICDVHIQLIEWCKSPDNFLSSMALKMKAKFDKYWSKCSLALAVAAILDPRFKMKLVEYYYSQIYGSTALDRIKEVSDGIKELFNAYSICSTMVDQGSALPGSSLPSTGNDTRDRLRGFDKFLHETSQSQNATSDLDKYLEEPVFPRNCDFNILNWWKVHMPRYPILSMMARDVLGTPMSTIAPGSAFNTGGRVLDHCRSSLNADTLQALICTQDWLRIESRDFSPSSSYILPLAIESN, from the exons ATGCAATCAGCAAATCCCCTACATGTAGCAAATATCATTCGGGTCAG TGCAGACCTTTGTAAATTTCAAGCCTATGAAATGGAATTATCAAATGACTTGGCTGGTAAGAAACCAAAGCGGTTGACATCTGTGGTTTGGAATCATTTTGAGAGGGTCAGAAAGGCTGACAGTTGTTATGCTGTTTGTATACATTGTAACAAGAAACTCAGTGGATCAAGCAATAGCGGAACAACACATCTGAGAAACCACCTAATGCGATGTCTGAAAAGATCATCCACTATTGATGTGTCTCAACTACTTGCAGCAAAGAGGAGGAAAAAAGATGCTCCCCTGGCCCTTGCAAATATCAGTTTTGATGACGGACAGAGAAAAGATGATTATATTAAGCCAACAATTTTGAAGTTTGATCAGGATCAGAAAAAGGATGAAATCATTAACCTTGGAAGTAGTAAGTTCGATCAGGAGAGAAGTCGGCTTGATCTTGCTCGCATGATTATATTACATGGTTATCCATTGGCCATGGTTGACCACGTTGGATTCAAAGTATTTGTCAAGAATCTTCAGCCGACATTTGATGTTGTGCCGAACAATGCTGTTGAACAAGCTTGTATGGAAATTTATGAGAAAGAGAAACTAAAAATGTATGAGGCAATAAATCAATTGCATGGCAGAATTAACctttgtgttgaaatgtggtctTCACTCGAAAATGTTGAGTATTTGTGTTTGACAGCACATTATATTGATGAGGATTGGAAATTACAGAAGAAGATTCTGAATTTTGTCACACTTGATTCTTCGCATACTGAAGACATGCTTTCTGAAGTGATTAATAAGTGTCTAATGGATTGGGATGTTGACCATAAGTTGTTTGCCTTGACATTTGATGATTGCTCCACGGATGATGACATTGTCCtgagaattaaagaacagatgtCTCATAAAAGGCCTCTTTTGAGTAATGGTCAGTTATTTGATGTGCGATCTGCTGCACACGTTTTAAATTTGATTGTTCAAGATGCTCTGGAAGCATTGCGAGAGGTGACCCAAAAGATTCGAGGAAGTGTCAAATATGTTAGAAGTTCACAAGTAACACAAGGAAAGTTTAATGAGTTTGCCCAACAAGTGGGAATCAGCAGTAAGAAGAACTTGCTTCTTGATTGTCCAGTTCGATGGAACTCAACGTATATCATGCTTGAAACGGCCTTAGAATACAGGGGTGTGTTTTCTCTTCTGCAAGAGCATGATCCTGCCTACACAGTAGCTCTAACAGATGCAGAGTGGGAATGGACCAGTTCTGTAACTggttatttaaaactttttgttGAAATCATAAATGTCTTTTCTAGCAACAAATTCCCAACTGCGAATATGTATTTTCCTGAGATTTGTGATGTTCACATCCAATTAATAGAATGGTGCAAGAGTCCAGATAATTTTCTCAGTTCCATGGCATTGAAGATGAAAGCTAAGTTCGATAAATATTGGAGCAAGTGCAGTTTAGCTTTGGCAGTAGCAGCCATCTTAGATCCTCGATTCAAAATGAAGTTAGTGGAGTATTATTATTCTCAGATTTATGGTAGCACTGCTTTGGATCGCATCAAGGAGGTTTCTGATGGTATAAAAGAACTTTTCAATGCGTATTCTATCTGCTCAACCATGGTTGATCAAGGTTCTGCTTTGCCCGGTAGCAGCTTACCCAGTACAGGTAATGACACCAGGGATAGACTAAGGGGCTTTGACAAATTTCTTCACGAGACTTCTCAAAGTCAAAATGCAACATCAGACTTAGACAAATATTTAGAGGAACCAGTATTTCCTCGTAATTGTGATTTCAACATCTTGAATTGGTGGAAAGTTCATATGCCAAGGTACCCTATCTTGTCCATGATGGCTCGTGATGTTCTTGGGACTCCCATGTCAACTATTGCACCGGGGTCTGCATTTAACACTGGAGGCAGAGTGCTTGATCATTGTAGAAGCTCACTGAATGCAGATACTCTACAGGCTTTGATATGCACACAAGATTGGTTGCGGATTGAATCAAGAG ATTTCAGTCCATCCTCGAGTTATATCCTACCACTTGCCATTGAATCAAATTAA